A genome region from Variovorax paradoxus includes the following:
- a CDS encoding aminopeptidase P N-terminal domain-containing protein — MPIDTTIHAERRARLASQLGKDGIAIVPTAPERQRNRDSDFLFRHDSYFYYLTGFTEPNAWLVLAGDGRATLFCAPKDLEREIWDGYRLGPDAAPAELGLDEAFSVNDLDAKLPKLLENRSTVWFPFATHKGLETRIDGWLQSVRARVRYGALCPEEQRDLCGPLDEMRLVKDAHEQDIMRRAAQISARAHIRAMQLSARMLREGKDVREYHLDAELLHEFRLGGSQYPAYGSIVAAGANACVLHYRADAAPVRKGELVLIDAGCELDGYASDITRTFPADGKFSGPQRALYDLVLESQYASAAATKAGNRFNDPHDAAVRVLAQGMLDLGLLDAGKVGSVDDVIDSRAYFQFYMHRTGHWLGMDVHDCGSYVEPTQVGEVSERKDPLSNEVIKNRPSRILRPGMVLTLEPGIYVRPADGVPEQFHNIGIRIEDDAIVTATGCELISRGVPVKADEIEALMRA, encoded by the coding sequence ATGCCCATTGACACCACGATCCACGCAGAGCGCCGCGCGCGCCTGGCCTCGCAACTCGGCAAGGACGGCATCGCCATCGTGCCGACCGCACCCGAGCGCCAGCGCAACCGCGACAGCGACTTCCTGTTCCGCCACGACAGCTACTTCTACTACCTGACCGGCTTCACCGAGCCCAACGCCTGGCTGGTACTGGCGGGCGACGGCCGTGCCACGCTGTTCTGCGCGCCGAAGGACCTCGAGCGCGAGATCTGGGACGGCTACCGCCTCGGTCCCGACGCGGCACCGGCCGAACTCGGCCTGGACGAAGCCTTCTCCGTCAACGACCTCGACGCGAAGCTGCCCAAGCTGCTGGAGAACCGCTCGACCGTGTGGTTTCCGTTTGCCACTCACAAGGGGCTCGAGACACGCATCGACGGCTGGCTGCAATCGGTACGCGCGCGCGTGCGCTACGGCGCGCTGTGCCCCGAGGAACAGCGCGACCTGTGCGGCCCGCTCGACGAGATGCGCCTGGTGAAGGACGCGCACGAGCAGGACATCATGCGGCGCGCCGCGCAGATCAGCGCGCGCGCCCACATCCGCGCGATGCAGCTGTCCGCGCGCATGCTGCGCGAAGGCAAGGACGTGCGCGAGTACCACCTCGACGCCGAGCTGCTGCACGAATTCCGCCTGGGCGGCTCGCAGTACCCGGCCTACGGCTCCATCGTCGCGGCCGGCGCCAATGCCTGCGTGCTGCACTACCGCGCCGACGCCGCGCCGGTGCGCAAGGGCGAGCTGGTGCTGATCGACGCGGGCTGCGAGCTCGACGGCTACGCCAGCGACATCACGCGCACCTTCCCGGCCGACGGCAAGTTCAGCGGCCCGCAGCGCGCGCTGTACGACCTGGTGCTGGAGAGCCAGTACGCCTCGGCCGCGGCCACCAAGGCCGGCAACCGCTTCAACGACCCGCACGACGCCGCCGTGCGCGTGCTCGCGCAGGGCATGCTCGACCTGGGCCTGCTCGACGCCGGCAAGGTCGGCAGCGTCGACGACGTGATCGACTCGCGCGCCTACTTCCAGTTCTACATGCACCGCACCGGCCACTGGCTCGGCATGGACGTGCACGACTGCGGCAGCTACGTCGAGCCCACGCAGGTCGGCGAAGTGAGCGAGCGCAAGGACCCGCTCTCGAACGAAGTCATCAAGAACCGCCCGAGCCGCATCCTGCGCCCCGGCATGGTGCTCACGCTGGAGCCCGGCATCTACGTGCGCCCCGCAGACGGCGTGCCGGAGCAGTTCCACAACATCGGCATACGCATCGAGGACGACGCGATCGTCACCGCCACCGGCTGCGAGCTCATCTCGCGCGGCGTGCCGGTGAAGGCGGACGAGATCGAGGCACTGATGCGGGCCTGA
- a CDS encoding nucleotidyltransferase family protein, with protein sequence MILAAGRGERMRPLTDTTPKPLLEVHGKPLMQWPMEAMAAGGFTGLVVNTDWLGAQISGRFGPTPLMDDGVALSISYSDEGRDFGGALETAGGIVRALPLLGEVFWVAAGDVFAPGFRFTQAAVDRFLASGKLAHLWLVPNPAHNPKGDFGLSPEGLALDAADEKFTFSTIGLYRAALFAAPYADIPAGNPGGVKAALAPILRAAMNNRQVSAELYTGPWTDVGTPQRLQQLNAGTPPAAAA encoded by the coding sequence ATGATCCTGGCCGCCGGCCGCGGCGAGCGCATGCGGCCGCTGACCGACACCACCCCCAAGCCCCTGCTCGAAGTCCACGGCAAGCCCCTGATGCAATGGCCGATGGAGGCGATGGCCGCCGGCGGTTTCACCGGGCTGGTGGTCAACACCGACTGGCTGGGCGCGCAGATTTCAGGCCGTTTCGGCCCGACGCCCTTGATGGACGACGGTGTCGCGCTATCGATTTCATACTCCGACGAAGGCCGCGACTTCGGCGGCGCACTCGAAACGGCTGGCGGCATCGTGCGTGCGCTGCCGCTGCTGGGCGAGGTGTTCTGGGTAGCGGCCGGCGACGTGTTCGCGCCCGGATTCCGCTTCACGCAGGCTGCGGTCGATCGCTTCCTCGCCAGCGGCAAGCTGGCCCACCTGTGGCTGGTGCCGAACCCCGCGCACAACCCCAAGGGCGATTTCGGGCTCTCGCCCGAGGGCCTGGCGCTCGACGCCGCCGACGAGAAGTTCACCTTCTCCACCATCGGGCTGTACCGCGCCGCGCTGTTCGCAGCGCCGTACGCCGACATCCCGGCCGGCAACCCCGGCGGCGTGAAGGCCGCGCTGGCGCCGATCCTGCGCGCCGCAATGAACAACCGGCAGGTGAGCGCCGAGCTCTACACCGGCCCCTGGACCGACGTGGGCACCCCGCAACGCCTGCAGCAACTCAACGCCGGCACGCCGCCGGCAGCGGCCGCATGA
- the speD gene encoding adenosylmethionine decarboxylase produces the protein MHGLHLTADLHDCQCGLQWLTDREALGAVCLKAVGAAGLQAVGKLVHGFPATPAGPGGVTATVLLAESHLCIHTWPEQRGVTLDVYVCNFGGDHSAKAQALMECLVSLFQPRHSERNELQRGRVAA, from the coding sequence ATGCACGGGCTGCACCTCACCGCCGACCTCCACGACTGCCAATGCGGCCTTCAATGGCTCACCGACCGCGAGGCGCTGGGCGCGGTCTGCCTGAAGGCGGTGGGCGCCGCCGGCCTGCAGGCGGTGGGCAAGCTGGTGCACGGGTTTCCCGCCACGCCGGCCGGACCGGGCGGCGTCACCGCCACGGTGCTGCTGGCCGAATCGCACCTGTGCATCCACACCTGGCCCGAGCAGCGCGGCGTGACGCTCGACGTGTACGTCTGCAACTTCGGCGGCGACCACTCGGCCAAGGCACAAGCGCTGATGGAATGCCTGGTGTCGCTGTTCCAGCCGCGGCACAGCGAACGCAACGAGCTGCAGCGCGGCCGAGTTGCAGCGTGA
- a CDS encoding transketolase, with protein sequence MANQALMANAIRALAMDAVQQANSGHPGAPMGMADMAVALWGEHLRYNPANPHWFDRDRFVLSNGHASMLLYSVLHLTGYDLPIGELKNFRQLHSKTAGHPEVDVTPGVETTTGPLGQGITNAVGFALAEKLLSAEFNRKDHAIVDHHTYAFLGDGCMMEGISHEACALAGAWHLNKLIALYDDNGISIDGQVKPWYIDNVAERFHAYGWHVIGPIDGNDAAAVSAAIAKAKQSTDKPTLINCKTVIGKGSPNRAGTAKAHGEALGAEEIKLTRDAIDWHFPPFEIPAEVYSDWDHKEAGANIEAEWNAKFAAYALAYPELAADFTRRMKGELPKDFHQVAFDTVVAAHTKAETVASRKASQLALEAFTAALPEMLGGSADLTGSNLTNTKSTPALRFDPKTGAVVMNVPAVEAKQGAEDEAKPETPAEAPRGTIGRHINYGVREFGMAAIMNGVALHGGYIPYGGTFLTFSDYSRNAIRMAALMKRRVIHVFTHDSIGLGEDGPTHQSIEHAASLRLIPNLDVWRPGDTAETAVAWAVALQNQSRPTALLLSRQNIAYAPKSELGDISRGAYVLAEPEVVGLKSKKTAAVIIATGSEVQLALAAQKLLAEKKIAVRVVSMPSTTTFDRQDLAYKKSVLPKKLPRIAVEMGCTGGWWKYGCAAVVGIDTYGESAPAPVLFKHFGFTAENVAATVEAALRD encoded by the coding sequence ATGGCAAACCAAGCCCTGATGGCCAACGCGATCCGCGCGCTGGCAATGGATGCCGTCCAACAAGCGAATTCCGGCCATCCGGGTGCACCGATGGGCATGGCCGACATGGCCGTCGCGCTCTGGGGCGAACACCTGCGCTACAACCCCGCGAACCCGCACTGGTTCGACCGCGACCGCTTCGTGCTCTCGAACGGCCACGCCTCGATGCTCCTGTACTCGGTGCTGCACCTCACCGGCTACGACCTGCCCATCGGCGAACTCAAGAACTTCCGCCAGCTGCACAGCAAGACCGCCGGCCACCCCGAAGTCGACGTGACCCCCGGCGTCGAAACCACCACCGGCCCGCTGGGCCAGGGCATCACCAATGCCGTGGGCTTCGCGCTGGCCGAGAAGCTGCTGTCGGCCGAGTTCAACCGCAAGGACCACGCCATCGTCGACCATCACACCTACGCCTTCCTGGGCGACGGCTGCATGATGGAAGGGATCAGCCACGAAGCCTGCGCGCTGGCCGGCGCCTGGCACCTGAACAAGCTCATCGCCCTGTACGACGACAACGGCATCAGCATCGACGGACAGGTCAAGCCCTGGTACATCGACAACGTGGCCGAGCGTTTCCACGCCTATGGCTGGCACGTGATCGGCCCGATCGACGGCAACGACGCCGCCGCGGTGTCCGCGGCCATCGCCAAGGCCAAGCAGTCGACCGACAAGCCCACGCTCATCAACTGCAAGACCGTCATCGGCAAGGGCAGCCCGAACCGCGCGGGCACCGCCAAGGCACACGGCGAGGCCCTGGGCGCCGAAGAAATCAAGCTCACGCGCGACGCCATCGACTGGCACTTCCCGCCCTTCGAGATCCCGGCCGAGGTGTATTCCGACTGGGACCACAAGGAAGCCGGCGCCAACATCGAAGCCGAGTGGAACGCGAAGTTCGCCGCCTACGCGCTGGCCTACCCCGAACTGGCCGCCGACTTCACGCGCCGCATGAAGGGCGAGCTGCCCAAGGACTTCCACCAGGTCGCGTTCGACACCGTGGTCGCCGCCCACACCAAGGCCGAGACCGTGGCCAGCCGCAAGGCCAGCCAGCTCGCGCTCGAGGCCTTCACCGCCGCGCTGCCCGAAATGCTCGGCGGCAGCGCCGACCTGACCGGCTCGAACCTCACCAACACCAAGAGCACCCCCGCCCTGCGCTTCGATCCGAAGACCGGGGCCGTGGTCATGAACGTGCCGGCCGTCGAGGCCAAGCAGGGTGCCGAGGACGAAGCCAAGCCCGAGACGCCCGCCGAAGCACCGCGCGGCACCATCGGCCGCCACATCAACTACGGCGTGCGCGAGTTCGGCATGGCGGCCATCATGAACGGCGTGGCGCTGCATGGCGGCTACATCCCCTACGGCGGCACCTTCCTCACCTTCAGCGACTACAGCCGCAACGCCATCCGCATGGCCGCGCTCATGAAGCGCCGCGTGATCCACGTGTTCACGCACGACTCCATCGGCCTGGGCGAAGACGGCCCCACGCACCAGTCGATCGAGCACGCCGCCTCGCTGCGCCTCATCCCTAACCTGGACGTCTGGCGTCCGGGCGACACGGCCGAGACCGCCGTGGCATGGGCCGTGGCGCTGCAGAACCAGTCGCGCCCGACCGCGCTGCTGCTCAGCCGCCAGAACATCGCCTACGCACCGAAGAGCGAGCTCGGCGACATCAGCCGCGGCGCCTACGTGCTGGCCGAGCCCGAAGTGGTCGGCCTCAAGAGCAAGAAGACCGCCGCCGTCATCATCGCCACCGGCTCGGAAGTGCAGCTCGCGCTGGCCGCGCAGAAGCTGCTGGCCGAGAAGAAGATCGCCGTGCGCGTGGTGTCGATGCCCTCGACCACCACCTTCGACCGCCAGGACCTTGCCTACAAGAAGTCCGTGCTGCCGAAGAAGCTGCCGCGCATCGCCGTGGAAATGGGCTGCACCGGCGGCTGGTGGAAGTACGGCTGCGCCGCCGTCGTCGGCATCGACACGTACGGCGAATCGGCCCCCGCGCCGGTGCTGTTCAAGCACTTCGGATTCACGGCCGAGAACGTCGCTGCCACGGTCGAAGCGGCCCTGCGCGACTGA
- the gap gene encoding type I glyceraldehyde-3-phosphate dehydrogenase, with protein MAIKLGINGFGRIGRNVLRAAVQNFKNEIEIVAINDLLEPDYLAYMLQYDSVHGRFKGEVTVEGNTLVVNGKKIRLTQERDPSQLKWNEVGADIVLESTGLFLTKETAQKHIDAGAKKVILSAPSKDDTPMFVYGVNDKKYAGEAIISNASCTTNCLAPLAKVLNDKWGIKRGLMTTVHAATATQKTVDGPSNKDWRGGRGILENIIPSSTGAAKAVGVVIPELNKKLTGMSFRVPTSDVSVVDLTVELVKEATYKEICAEMKSQSEGALKGVLGYTEDKVVATDFRGDPRTSIFDAEAGIALDGTFVKLVSWYDNEWGYSNKCLEMVKVVSK; from the coding sequence ATGGCTATCAAACTCGGTATCAACGGCTTCGGCCGCATCGGTCGCAACGTGCTGCGTGCAGCGGTGCAGAACTTCAAGAACGAGATCGAGATCGTTGCCATCAACGACCTGCTCGAGCCCGACTACCTGGCGTACATGCTCCAGTACGACTCGGTGCACGGCCGCTTCAAGGGTGAAGTCACGGTCGAAGGCAACACGCTGGTCGTGAACGGCAAGAAGATCCGCCTGACGCAGGAACGCGACCCGTCGCAGCTGAAGTGGAACGAGGTCGGCGCCGACATCGTGCTCGAGTCGACCGGCCTGTTCCTCACCAAGGAAACCGCGCAGAAGCACATCGACGCGGGCGCCAAGAAGGTGATCCTGTCGGCACCGTCGAAGGACGACACCCCCATGTTCGTCTACGGCGTGAACGACAAGAAGTACGCCGGCGAAGCCATCATCAGCAACGCCAGCTGCACCACCAACTGCCTGGCCCCGCTGGCCAAGGTGCTGAACGACAAGTGGGGCATCAAGCGCGGCCTGATGACCACCGTGCACGCCGCCACCGCCACGCAGAAGACCGTGGACGGCCCGAGCAACAAGGACTGGCGCGGCGGCCGCGGCATCCTGGAAAACATCATCCCCTCGAGCACCGGCGCAGCCAAGGCCGTGGGCGTGGTGATCCCCGAGCTCAACAAGAAGCTCACCGGCATGAGCTTCCGCGTGCCGACCTCCGACGTCTCGGTGGTCGACCTGACGGTCGAGCTGGTGAAGGAAGCCACGTACAAGGAAATCTGCGCCGAGATGAAGTCGCAGAGCGAAGGCGCGCTGAAGGGCGTGCTGGGCTACACCGAAGACAAGGTGGTGGCCACCGACTTCCGCGGCGACCCGCGCACCTCCATCTTCGACGCCGAAGCCGGCATTGCACTCGACGGCACCTTCGTCAAGCTCGTGAGCTGGTACGACAACGAATGGGGCTACTCGAACAAGTGCCTCGAAATGGTGAAGGTCGTTTCGAAGTAA
- a CDS encoding putative quinol monooxygenase yields MIHVVAVITAKPGQRARLLEAFAGNRAAVLAEAGCVEYGATVDAQGIPASKASFGPDTFVVIEKWETLAHLQAHAVAPHMKAHGERTKELVESKLIHVLEPV; encoded by the coding sequence TGTCGTCGCCGTCATCACCGCCAAGCCCGGCCAGCGCGCCAGACTGCTCGAGGCCTTCGCCGGGAACCGCGCGGCCGTGCTCGCCGAAGCGGGCTGCGTCGAGTACGGCGCCACCGTCGACGCGCAGGGCATCCCCGCGTCGAAGGCCAGCTTCGGCCCCGACACCTTCGTCGTGATCGAGAAATGGGAAACGCTGGCGCACCTGCAGGCGCACGCGGTCGCACCGCACATGAAGGCTCACGGCGAGCGGACCAAGGAACTGGTCGAGAGCAAGCTGATCCACGTGCTCGAACCGGTCTGA